In the genome of Methylococcus sp. EFPC2, the window GTGGAAGTCCTGCGCGGTCCGGGTTCGTCCATTTACGGCAACAACGCGTTTTTCGCCGTGATCAACATCATTACCCGGAGCGGCGCGGACTACCGCGGTGGCGAACTGGCCGGTTCTTACGGCAGCTTCGATACCTACAAAGGCCGTTTCAGTTACGGCCGCAAGCTGGGCAGCGGCCTGGAGTTTCTGCTTTCCGGAACCGATTTGAACAGTGCGGGACCGACCTTGCGCTATCCCGAGTTCGATGACGCATCGGGTCCAGGCAGGACTTCCGGGACCAACGACGAGCACGGCAAGCAGTTTTTCGCCAAGGCGAGTTACGGCGGTTTCAGCGTCGAGGGCGGATACGGGCGACGTTACAAGGGATTGCCCGGCGGGGCTTTCGGCACCAATTTCGACGATCCGGCCAACAGCTATCAGGACAGTGAAGCTTTCGTGAACGCCCAGTATCAGGCCGCCTTGACCCCGAAGCTGGATTTCACCGGAAGATTCTTTTACGGCGACAACGATTACAAGGGCGTGTATCGATACGGCGAGGTCACCAACCTGGATTTGGCGCATAGCTGGTGGACGGGGCTGGAGCTGCGATTGGTTTCCCGCCAGATCGACCGGCATACGGTCGTCGGCGGTTTGGAGATACAGGAGAACTGGCTGCAGGCCCAGAGGAATTTCGACCTATCCCCGGCGGCCACCTATCTGGACGACAAGCGCGACAGCCAGCGCATCGGTGTCTATCTGCAGGACGATTACCACCTGTGGGACGAGTTGAGCGTGAGTCTGGGAGGGCGCTTCGACAATAACTCGCTGATATCCGCCAGCCAGTTCAGTCCACGCCTGGGCGTGAATTATCGTCCCTTCGGCGACACCGTGATCAAGGCGCAATACAGCCAGGCCTTCCGCGCCCCCAATGTGTCGCATCTGTACTACGGCTTCCCGCCCGTTTACGACGAATTTGGCGGCCTGTCGACCACCGGCAGGCTGGCCAGCCCGAACTTAAAAGCCGAACAGATCGAAACCTGGGAGCTGAGTTGGGAGCAGACCATCGCTCGCGCCTGGCAGGTGACGGCGAGCGCCTACTACTTGCATATGCACGACCTTTTTCGCAAACGGACGGTCGACGCGAACTACTTCCAGGTCGTCAACCACGAAGCCGAGCGCGGATACGGGGGCGAGCTCGAACTGCGGCGGCAGTGGAGTAACGGCGCCATGGTGCGCGGCAGTTACGGCCTTTATTTCGCGGAAACGGAAAGCGGGCAGGCCATCGCCAACGCGCCGCGCCATTTATTGCAGTTGAACGCCATGGCTCCGCTCTTCAGCGATCAGTGGCACGGTGGGGCGGAATTGCAGATGGTATCCCGGCGGGAGTCGGCATCGGCCGGCGTGCCCGCTTATACACGCGTCAATCTGAGTCTGTCGTATCAGCCGCTACGCAATCTCGATCTGTCGGCGACGGTGTACGATTTGTTCGGCGACCTGCGCCGCGAACTCTCTCCCGACGACTTGTTCGGCGACTCCCTGGGCGCAATCACGGTACCCCAGGACGGTCGCACCTTCCGCGTGAAACTGGTGTACCGGTTCTAAAGCAATTCTCCGCTCGTTGTCAGGCGCCGTTCGGCGCCTTGAGGAAGCGCTGTCTCCGAGGTGAGCGACCGGTCAGAGCTCGAGGCGTGTTCAGTGTACGATTTTGCCCAGCAAAGCCTGGATGATGGGGCTCACCTTGGCGAGCGTGAGACCGGTCAGTGCCAGCAGCACGGCGCCGAGTAAGCGCAAAAAGACGAGATAGAAGCCCATAAAGGCCGGCAGAGGCTCGGTGGGCCGCAAGCGCAGGTTGGGCATGGCGAACATCAGTCCGAACCCGTAGGCATAAGACGCCAGGTAGCGGCCTATCGTCGAGGGGGTGGATTTCATCAAGGCGTCGCGCGGCGCCGGACTATGCCGTGGCATCGCCAGGTCGGCATCGTTGCGCAGCCGGGCCACCCGCAGGCCGCGACCGAATGCGAGCGGCAGCGAGAGGCTGAGCCAGGATGCCAGGGCGAGTCCGAGGATGCGATCCAGGCGTGTGCCATAGCCGGTCGGCCAGCCCCAGACGGCTTTTTCCAGCCATAGGGTCAGCCTGTCCGATAGGGCCACATCCATGCGTGCGAGCTTTTCCTCGATCACATGGCTTTCCAGTGCGGCACCGACCTCTCTCGCACCGTCCTCGTCACCCAAGGCTTCCAGCCGATGTTTTAAGGAGCGCAGCACATCGCTGCTTGGGCTGCCGCGCAGCAGCGCGTCCCGGATTTCAACCCATAGAAAATGCAGATTGGGGATATAGGCCTGTTGCAGGTAGATCAGACCCGCCACCTGCAAGCCCTTGAAGTCCGTACGGTCGCCTCGCAGCGAGGCCTGACGCAAACTGAGGTTGCCGGGCGAGACGCGCATGTCGACCAGGAGGGCGTCGCCCGCTATTTCGGCGTAATCCAGGCGTATCGAGCGCATGACGCAACCTCTGAAATCGGCCATGTGCTTGAAAACGGACATTTGTTCGTCGTCGCCGAAATCGGCCTCACCCAAACGACAGAAGCGGAATTCCGCATCGTCGGCGAATATGACATTGCGCCAACTGGCATGGCCGTCGACCGTTAGTCTCAGGAAAGCGGCGTCGGCGTCGAAACGGCTGGTGTCGAAGCGCAGGTCGGTGTAGTAGTGACTGCGATCGAAGCGGGCGGGCGCCGCGAAGCGGGTATCGCTGAAGCTCACGCCGCCCTTCAGCCCGGCCGGCTCGTGGAATTGGCTGGCGACGATTTCCACCGGTCCGGAAAAATGGGCCTTGCGAAAAACGGCCTTGTTGTTGAAAACGCACGAATGCAAGGCAAATGGGCCATCGAAGCGGGCGCCCTCGAAGCGAGCGACACCGTCGACGGTGCTGTTTTCGATCTCGAGTGAGGACTGCAGATGGCCATGCGACAGGTCGATGGATTGCAGGGTCGCGTGATCGATCCACAGCGCCGCTTTAGGCCCGTCGCCGCTGACATGGAGCTTTCCCGACACCTGCACGCCTTGCAGGATGATGCGAGTGACACCCGCCGGCGGCTGCAGGCGCGCCAGGTCGATATTCCCGTCGATCTGGATATCTCTGAGTTCGCCCGAGCGGCCGATCTCAAGATAGGCTTGCTCGACGGAGAGCTTTCCGGGCGCATCCGCGAGGGAGACCCGGGAGCAGCACGCGACCACCAGGCCGCATGTCACCCCCCGTACGAGCGCCTTCACCGTATCTCGTCCAGCGATTTGAGCCGGCACCAGCGTGAGAGTGTCAGGCCGTCGATCAAGCCCTGGGTCAGGGCGCTCAACTCCGCGACATCCTCGTCGCTCGTGCGCAAACTCTGCGAATTCGCGGCGAGCTTGACGTTTTCAGCGATGATGGCGGGGGAGGGCGTTCCCGCCGGCGAGGCGCTCTTACACACGGGCGCGTCGAGATTGCGCAGCAAGGCCGACTCGAAACCCCGCACGCGCCGTTCATAGGAGGCCGCGTTCACCTGGCTTCCGCGGCTGGCGACCAATTCGATGCGGTCCCGCAATTCAAGAACGATGATGTCGGGCGCCAAAGACCTCACTTGCTCATACTGGCGTTTAAAACTCGTGTCGAAGCGCGCGCTGTCCTCGGCGCGAGCCCGGGCTTGGTACAAGGCCATGAGCGCCAGCAGGCCGATCTGCAAGCCGGTCAGCAAAACCTTGTCGTTCCGGTATGCGCCGGTTGGCCCCGCCCGTCGCTTGCCCAGCCCGGCGGGTACCCGCGTGTCGGCGTTCACTGTTCGTCCCCCTGTCCGATCAAACTGCGGCACATTTGCAGCCTGAACATTTCCAGCATTTGTGCACCGCTGCTGTCCAGGTTGCCGCCTCCGCAAGGCGTGGATTGCAACGCCGTTTCGATCGCCCGCATGCGCTCCGTATCGGGGGGATGCGTGGAGGGGTAGGCGGACTTGACGGCTCCCTTGGGATTGGCGGCCGCGCGTGCCGCCACGACCCGTTCATAGAGTTCCGGCCCGATTTTCATGCGCAAGGCCCGGGCTATGGTGGGGCTGGAGGAATTGCGCCCCATCTGCAGCAGCTTGTCGCTCATCGCGGCCAGGAAGTACCAGGAGGTGCCGAGCATGTTGATTGCGTGCCGCAGCTGCCCGTCGTTGCCGATCGAGCACTGTTTGCCCAATAGGCCGACGGCGGCAAGATCGGCCGACCGCTCGATCTGCTGGCGTTGCCGGAATTCGGGCAACAAGGCCTCCGGACAGGCGTTGCGCTCGTCTTTTTGCCGCTGGGTGAGGTTGGAGGGGAGCTTTGCGGGCGCCGGGTCCGATGCCACGTCGTCGATGCGCATGTGGCCCATTTCATGGGCCAGCACGAAAGCCGCCGCGCCCCGCAGCAGCCAACCGACTCGTTGATTTTGCGGGGTGTCCAGGGACAGCGTGCTTTCATCCCAATACTTGCGGGTCGCTGCCAGTCCGACGGCGTCGACATAGGCCAACGCGGCGGTGAGATCGGGCTGGATTTTGTACTGGGTCAGGTAGGTCGCCGCGGCCAGGCGTTTCCAGGCCGCGGTATTCAGAAAAACGATGCCGGTGTCGACCTGGGTCAGCGCCCCGCCCTGCAGGTTTTCCCGGGTGAAGTTGTCCACGCCTGCGTCGGCCAGCACGGCGTCGCTTTCCAGACGGTCGGCGTCGACGGTGTAAAGATTGAGCCATCCGCTCCGATAGGCCCCGTTGATCTGCACGCCCTGCCATTGTCCCCCGGAGGCCCGCACCAGAGGCTCGGCGACTTCGCGGGTGGCATCGGGAAAATAGGCGTCGAGGAGCGCGTTTTGCTGGAGCTTCTGCCAGATGCGCGATCCCGACGCTGCGGCGCCGGCGATGCGGGGAAACCCGAGACCGCACAGCAACAGGCTGGTGAGCATTGCAACGATGACGCGGGCATATGAGAGTTTCATAAATGCCTCCAAGGCTCAGGGAGATTTCCAACAGCCTCGCGGGTTAGTTCGGGCATTCGGGAAGATCAGGCCCCGCGTTCAGGTCTCATCATGAGACGGCAGCCCAGTGTCGTCAAGCACGGTGGACGCGGGCTTCCGCGCGAGGCAAGCTGAGTAAACGACGCCGCAACGCGCAGGCGGCCGCGGCCTAGAATAAGCCGGAAAACATGCTTGTCCTCCGCGGAGAGCGTTCCGGCGCCGCCAACCTAAGACCAACAGGAAGCCCGACCATGTCCGCCGTCGCATGCCCACTGCCGCATGAATGCTTGTCAGCCCCGGTCGACCCGGCCGACCTCCCTTTCGAGACCACGGCGGAGCTGGAGCCGTTCACCGGCGTGCTCGGGCACGAGCGGGCGATGCGCGCATTGGCGTTCGGCGTCGGCATGAACCGACCGGGCTACAACATCTTCGTCATGGGCGAGCCGGGTTCGGGACGCTTGTCCCTCACCACGCGCTACCTGCGCGATCAAGCCACGCGGCAGGCCACGCCGTGCGATTGGCTTTACGTGAACAATTTCGGCGAACCGCGCGAACCCCAAGTGCTCTGCCTGCCTGCCGGTGACGGCAAGGCCTTGCTGGCCGATCTCGAAACGCTGGTGGACAACCTGCTGGCCACCCTGCCGGCGGTCGTCGCAAACCCCGGTTACCAGCGCCGCAAGGCGGCCATAGAGCGCGAATTCAACCAGCGCTACGAAAAAGCGATCGACAAGGTGCGCAAGCGCGCGCAGGAAAAAAGCGTGGGGGTCCTGCATGAAGGCGATACGGTCTCCTTCATGCCCATGCTCAATGGCGCCGTGGTCGGCGAAGAGGAGTTCGCCGGAATTCCCGAGGACATCCGGGATCTTTTTTTCAAGCAGGCCAGGGCGTTGGAAAAATATCTGGGTGAGGTGCTGCTCGAGCTGCCCCAGTGGAAACGGGAAACCGTCCAGCGTCTGCGTACGCTCAATCAGGACACCCTCGATCACGCGGTGGAACCGCTGCTCGCCGCGCTGGTCGCGAAATACGCGGAGCGGGCCGGCGTCATCGCTTATCTGGAGGCGTTGCGCCACAACCTGTTGCGGGTGGTCGGAGACACCTTGCTGGAGGATCATCCCCAGGGCACCCACGAAGAGGCGGCCCGGCGGTCCGCGCTGATCGAGACCTACGCGCCCAAACTCCTGGTGTCGCACGACCCCGCCGGCGGCGCGCCGGTCGTGCACGAGGCCAACCCGACCTATCAGAACCTGTTCGGGCGCATCGAATATCTCAACGAGCAGGGCGTGCTGGTCACCCGTCATCGGCTGATCTATCCGGGGGCGCTGCATCTCGCCAACGGCGGCTATCTGATACTGGAGGTCGACAAACTGATAGGTGACCCGCAGGTGTGGCCTGCGCTCAAGAGAGCCCTGACGAGCCGGAGCATACGCATCGAAAACCCTGGCCAGGATCAGTCTGCCGGGGCGGCCATGACGCTGAGTCCGCAGTCGGTGCCGTTGGACTTGAAAATCGTGTTGATCGGCGAACGTTCGCTTTATTACCTCCTGCAGGAGCTGGACGACGAATTCACCGAACTGTTCCGGGTGATGGCCGATTTCGACGACTGGTTGCCCAGAGACGAGCAAACCGTGCTGGCCATGATACGGCTGATACACAGCCGGTCGGAAACCTGCGGATTCCGACCGCTGACCGCGGGGGCGGCCGCCCGGTTGATCGAGTACTCGGCCCGCCTGGGCGAGTATCGGGGGCGCTTGTCGGTCCGCGTGGGCGAACTGCTGGAGCTGGCCGGTGAAGCAGAGATCATACGCGCGGGCAAGGACGAGCCGGTGATCAGCCGTGCCCACGTCGAGGATGCTTTGCGCGGCAAGGCCGAGCGCCTCGACCGGATCGGCCGGCGCTTGCTGGAAGACATGCTGGACGGGGTCATCCTGATCGATACCGCGGGAGTGGCGGTTGGGCGCGTCAATGGCCTGACCGTGCTGGAGGTCGGCGACAGCCGTTTCGGCTCGCCGGCCCGCATCACGGCAACGGTCTCACCGGGCGGGCGCGGTGTGCTGGACATCGAGCGCGAGGCGGCGCTGGGTCAGGCCATCCACTCCAAGGGCGTGATGATACTCGCCGGATATCTGAGCCACCGGTATGCCCGCAACCTGCCCCTGGCGATCAGCGCCACGCTCGCCCTGGAACAGTCCTATGGCTATATCGACGGCGACAGCGCATCGCTGGGGGAAGTGCTGGCGCTGATTTCGGCGCTCACCGGAAGGCCATTGCGCCAGTCTTTGGCCGTCACCGGCTCCATCAATCAGCATGGCGAGGTGCAGGCCGTGGGCGGTGTCAACGAAAAGATCGAGGGCTTCTTTCGTCTTTGCCAGGCACGTGGACTGACCGGGGAGCAAGGTGTCATCATCCCCGAGGCCAACCGGGCCAACCTCTTGCTGGATGTCGAGGTGGTCGAGGCCGCCAAGCGGGGGGAGTTCGGAGTTTACTCGGTGGCCACGGTAGACGAGGCGCTGGAATTGATGGCCGGGAAGCCGGCAAAAAACCTTAACGCGCTGGCCGTCAACCGCTTGCGCATAATGCGGAAACAGCGTGTTCCGCCCGTCGACTAAGGCTCAGATCAGGATGAACAGCAGGCCGACGCCCAAGGACATCACGCCGGCTTTCCAGGGCCACCACAGACCGCGCCAGGAGAGTCGGATGATGAGCCAGCGGCGCGCCAGCCAACGTTTGGCGGCGGGGAGCACCTTGCGCTTTTTCCAGCGCCAGATTGCCCGCAGTATGAAAAACGCGAGCACCAGCTTGATGGGGGAGGTCACCCAGGCCGTGTACATCTCCGCTTCCCAGGG includes:
- a CDS encoding TonB-dependent siderophore receptor, with protein sequence MSPIVRLHASRSARLPAWMLPFLCLARPIAAADVVELSDMSLEQLMSLEVEVETASKYRQKSSDIATSLTVVGKDQIKQFGHRTLGDVLRSVRGFFVSSDRMYENVGIRGFDQSGDYNGRMLVMVDGNRINDAIYDQGFTGTEFPVDVDLIERVEVLRGPGSSIYGNNAFFAVINIITRSGADYRGGELAGSYGSFDTYKGRFSYGRKLGSGLEFLLSGTDLNSAGPTLRYPEFDDASGPGRTSGTNDEHGKQFFAKASYGGFSVEGGYGRRYKGLPGGAFGTNFDDPANSYQDSEAFVNAQYQAALTPKLDFTGRFFYGDNDYKGVYRYGEVTNLDLAHSWWTGLELRLVSRQIDRHTVVGGLEIQENWLQAQRNFDLSPAATYLDDKRDSQRIGVYLQDDYHLWDELSVSLGGRFDNNSLISASQFSPRLGVNYRPFGDTVIKAQYSQAFRAPNVSHLYYGFPPVYDEFGGLSTTGRLASPNLKAEQIETWELSWEQTIARAWQVTASAYYLHMHDLFRKRTVDANYFQVVNHEAERGYGGELELRRQWSNGAMVRGSYGLYFAETESGQAIANAPRHLLQLNAMAPLFSDQWHGGAELQMVSRRESASAGVPAYTRVNLSLSYQPLRNLDLSATVYDLFGDLRRELSPDDLFGDSLGAITVPQDGRTFRVKLVYRF
- a CDS encoding pentapeptide repeat-containing protein; the protein is MKALVRGVTCGLVVACCSRVSLADAPGKLSVEQAYLEIGRSGELRDIQIDGNIDLARLQPPAGVTRIILQGVQVSGKLHVSGDGPKAALWIDHATLQSIDLSHGHLQSSLEIENSTVDGVARFEGARFDGPFALHSCVFNNKAVFRKAHFSGPVEIVASQFHEPAGLKGGVSFSDTRFAAPARFDRSHYYTDLRFDTSRFDADAAFLRLTVDGHASWRNVIFADDAEFRFCRLGEADFGDDEQMSVFKHMADFRGCVMRSIRLDYAEIAGDALLVDMRVSPGNLSLRQASLRGDRTDFKGLQVAGLIYLQQAYIPNLHFLWVEIRDALLRGSPSSDVLRSLKHRLEALGDEDGAREVGAALESHVIEEKLARMDVALSDRLTLWLEKAVWGWPTGYGTRLDRILGLALASWLSLSLPLAFGRGLRVARLRNDADLAMPRHSPAPRDALMKSTPSTIGRYLASYAYGFGLMFAMPNLRLRPTEPLPAFMGFYLVFLRLLGAVLLALTGLTLAKVSPIIQALLGKIVH
- a CDS encoding Lon protease family protein → MSAVACPLPHECLSAPVDPADLPFETTAELEPFTGVLGHERAMRALAFGVGMNRPGYNIFVMGEPGSGRLSLTTRYLRDQATRQATPCDWLYVNNFGEPREPQVLCLPAGDGKALLADLETLVDNLLATLPAVVANPGYQRRKAAIEREFNQRYEKAIDKVRKRAQEKSVGVLHEGDTVSFMPMLNGAVVGEEEFAGIPEDIRDLFFKQARALEKYLGEVLLELPQWKRETVQRLRTLNQDTLDHAVEPLLAALVAKYAERAGVIAYLEALRHNLLRVVGDTLLEDHPQGTHEEAARRSALIETYAPKLLVSHDPAGGAPVVHEANPTYQNLFGRIEYLNEQGVLVTRHRLIYPGALHLANGGYLILEVDKLIGDPQVWPALKRALTSRSIRIENPGQDQSAGAAMTLSPQSVPLDLKIVLIGERSLYYLLQELDDEFTELFRVMADFDDWLPRDEQTVLAMIRLIHSRSETCGFRPLTAGAAARLIEYSARLGEYRGRLSVRVGELLELAGEAEIIRAGKDEPVISRAHVEDALRGKAERLDRIGRRLLEDMLDGVILIDTAGVAVGRVNGLTVLEVGDSRFGSPARITATVSPGGRGVLDIEREAALGQAIHSKGVMILAGYLSHRYARNLPLAISATLALEQSYGYIDGDSASLGEVLALISALTGRPLRQSLAVTGSINQHGEVQAVGGVNEKIEGFFRLCQARGLTGEQGVIIPEANRANLLLDVEVVEAAKRGEFGVYSVATVDEALELMAGKPAKNLNALAVNRLRIMRKQRVPPVD